The window CCCTTGCCCCTTCATCTATGACACCCCCCCTTACCAAGGGGGGGACAGGGGGGGTAGAGGAGAGTGATGGATTACTCACTGCAGAAGAACTCCTCAACCTCAAACTCAATGCAGAATTAGTCGTGTTGAGTGCTTGCGACACGGGACGAGGCAAAATTACAGGGGATGGCGTGATTGGCTTATCGCGTTCCTTTATTAGTGCAGGTGTCCCCAGCGTAATCGTCTCATTGTGGTCGGTTCCCGATGCACCAACAGCATTTTTAATGACGGAATTTTACCAAAATCTCCAGAAAAACCCCGATAAAGCCCAAGCCTTGCGACAAGCCATGCTGACTACCCTCAAGCAACACCCTGACCCCAGAGATTGGGCGGCTTTTACTCTGATTGGTGAGGCTCAGTAGTGTTGGCTCAACAGTATTCTATAGAGTTACGCTTAGAGATACTCTGATCGACCTCACTAACCGACAAAGTGGAAATCCCCCGCCTGCATCCCGACACCATTGACGACGTTAAACAACGGGCTGACATTTATGATGTTGTCTCAGATCATGTTGTCTTACGCAAGCGCGGAAAGGACTATGTTGGGTTATGCCCCTTCCATGATGAGAAGACGCCCAGTTTCAGCGTCAGTCCCAGTAAGCAGATGTACTACTGTTTTGGCTGCAATGCGGGTGGAAATGCGGTTAAGTTCTTGATGGAAGTGGGTAAACGTTCCTTCAGTGACGTTATCCTCGATTTGGCACGGCGCTATCAGGTACCCGTGAAAACCCTGGAACCCGAACAACGGGAGTCATTACAGCGTCAGTTGTCCCTGCGCGAGCAACTTTATGAGATTCTGGCGTTAGCCACCGCATTCTATCAACATGCTCTGCGGCAACCACAAGGACAGGCGGCACTAGAGTACTTGAAATCTGAGCGGCGTCTTTGTGAGGAGACGATTCAGCAGTTTCAGCTAGGGTATGCACCCGGTGGTTGGGAAACCCTCTACAAGTACCTGGTGGAGCAAAAAGGCAAACCTGTGCACCTGGTGGAACAAGCGGGATTAATTGCACCCCGCAAAGAGGATAGAGGTTATTATGACCGTTTTCGCGATCGCCTAATGATTCCCATCCACGATACTCAAGGGCGAATCATTGGTTTTGGGGGCAGAACCCTAAAAGATGAGCAACCGAAATATCTTAACTCCCCAGATACCCCACTCTTTGATAAAGGCAAAACCCTATTTGCTTTAGATAAAGCCCGTGATGCGATTAGCAAGCAAGACAAAGCCGTGGTTGTCGAAGGATATTTTGATGCGATCGCACTTCATGCGGCTGGCATTACCAATGTGGTTGCCTCACTGGGTACCGCCCTAAGTGAACAGCAAGTCAAGCTACTCCTACGTTACACCGAATCCAAGCAGATTATCCTCAATTTCGATGCGGATAAAGCGGGGACTCAGGCTTCATTGCGGGCGATCGAAGAAATTGCCGATCTGGCTTATAAAGGTCAAGTCCAGCTACGAGTTCTAAACCTGCCGGGAGGGAAAGACGCTGATGAATTTCTCTCCCATTTCCCCAATGCAGCTGAACAATATCGGAATCTCCTATCAACTGCCCCACTGTGGCTTGATTGGCAGATTGACCAACTCCTAAGCGGTAAAAACCTCAATGACGCCTCTCAGTTTCAGCAACTTGCCCAAGAAATGGTGAAGTTACTGAGTCGAATTGATAATGATGACACCCGTGCCTATTATGTCCGTAACTGCGGAGAAATCCTCAGTCAAGGTGATGCTCGACTCGTACCTCTGCGAGTCGAGTATCTATTTGCTCATATTAAGAGAAAATGGCGGAATCACAACAAGGAAAATAATTCTCTTCCACCATTAAACGATTCTTCGGAGCGCAACCTTTTAGAGCAAGCCGAAGCCTTACTTTTACGAATTTACTTGCATCGGCCCGAATATCGGCAGACAATCATCGATACCTTAGAAGCTCAAGATTTACTCTTTAGTCTCTCTCCTCACCGATTTTTATGGCAGCAAATTTTAGAACTGCAATCACTAGTGGTTCCGGTGTCCCCTCAGACATCTGATCCGCTGATCTCGCTGTTGCAAGAACGCAGTATGGAATTCCCTGAACAGATGCGTAGAGTCGCCCATCTATTCCATCTCGATGAGAAAAGACAAGAGGACATCGTCCGTACTCCCCTGTTAATTCAAGCTGCGACAGCCTCTTTAGAAAGGGTGACCTGTGAAAAGCATCGGCGTTACTGTCTGGAACAGTGGCAGAAGCTGAATCCCGCAACTGAACCAGAACGATGGAAATACTACTCTCAAGAATTCTATAAGGTAGACCAACGGATTAAGGAACTTGACCAGCTACGTCAGTTCAACATCTCCGACATTATCAAAAACAGCTTCAGTTAATATCAGGTCTGAAGTCGAGAACTACACTATCCGGGGTTTGTAGTGAGGACTTTAGTCCTTTCGGAGTGGGCGCTGAAGCTCTCACTACAAACATACTTTTATTAAGCCTAATCAGCCGGACATCATAATAAGCCGAAGCCAAGACTAATCGCAAAACAAAGTATCACGAGTGCTGCGTCCAGTTGTGGGGTTAGTCCCACTGGCAACATGACACAGTTGTTTTTGCACATCCTGGCGGAACAAAACCTCTGTAAAATCAGCCCCTTCAATCGTTGCCCCATCAAACTTGGTATTAAAGGCAAATGCGCCCTCAAGCACCGCATTCTTTAAACTCGCCCTGGTTAAACGTGCCGTGTCTAAGGTGGCATTGCGGAGATTGGCACCTTCAAAGTTGGCAGATTCCAGATTAGCGCTAAAGAAACTTACGCCCTCTAAATTAGAATGACTAAAGTTACTGCTGCGGAGATTGGCTTTAGTAAAGCTCGAATCCGTCAGGTCACGGTCAGAAAAATCTGCACCAATTAAAATTTCTTTGTTGTAATCTAAGGCTAGAGCAGGCGTCGCGCTCACTCCGAACATCCACGTACCAGCCAGCAAGAAGACCACTAGACTTAAAACCAGAGCTGGAATAGGCAGACTGTGCCGACGAATCATACAGGTTTGAGCCACTGAAAAACTTTAAGAGTTGGCGAACAATGTCTATGAATCACCATATTTATCTTACCAGCAAGGGGCATCTGTGAGCTTGGAGTCTGACCCCATCTCAACCCCTCCCAACTCAACTCCTAATGTGGGGGAATTAGGAGAACAGCTCGTGGCACAGTGGTTAAAGACCCAAAATTGGCTAATCTTACATCACCGTTGGCGTTGTCGCTGGGGAGAGATCGATTTAATTGCCCAACAAGTTGATCGAGTGTGTGAACCCCAGCATTCCTTACCCAACTTGGAAACTCACCAACCCCCCATTTGTGTGCAAACAACATCCGGAAGCATTCACACAGCCTCATCATTGGCATTTGTCGAGGTCAAAACTCGTTCTTCAGGAAACTGGGATGCGGATGGACGGTTGGCGATTACGCGGCAAAAGCAAGCTAAACTTTGGCAAACAGCCCAACTCTTTCTGGCAGAACATCCGGATTTGGCACATCTTCCCTGTCGCTTTGATGTTGCCCTCGTCAGTTACCAGAGGATTTCCCAACGTTCACGTCGCGCTAGCCAAGGGTCTGTTTCACCGCATTCCACCGATTCCCCTTCCTTACCCGTAGCGATTGACAAAGGAAACAGCAGACAAGTTGCATCCATTCAGCTAGGTCAACCCCTATGCAGAGCAGGATATCGGTTAATCTTGCAAGACTATATCCCATCAGCTTTCGATGGTCTGGACTAAACAGTCATTATCCTAACAAGAACAACTTCCGCAGATGACATTCATGAGGCATCAGACAGTTCATCTGCGTCTTATGGAAATGTTCTTAGAGAGCCACTGATTCGGATTCACGAAACTCAACCCTCAAATTAGGCTAATGTTTCTGGGCAGTATCCTAACCCCATCGTAAATTGCTGACGAAACGCTTCAATATCGCTCCGGTCAGGATTACCATGAGAAACAACAGCAACTTGATAGCGACGCATCACGTCGATGGGCGATTGTCCTGTCTCCAAGCTCCAAAGAGCCATTTGTAAACGAATCTCAGGGTCGTAGGGAATCCCTAATTCGTTCATGAATGACCGGAAATTTCCATGCTGGTGCGGAGTGAGGGGGCCGTTCATCTTAACCTTGATCACCCAGCCGTCAATCTGATGAATCACCGTCATAGATTGAATGGGTAGCTGGTGCATCGAGTTCAGATACTCAACCACTCGTAGTGTCAGGCTGGCGTTAGCCAAAAAGTAGAGGTAATCCATAATATTTCTTGGCTTAAAACTTCAAGGAGGTCTATACCTTTAATTGTTGCAAGAGCTACGTAAGACGGGTAGGGGCAATGCCCCCGATATGGGATAGGGGACTTTACCCAATTTTGTGTCTTGTTAAGGAATCTCCTCTCAGTAAAATAACGGTTGACAGATTTGTTCAAAACACTAAACCTATGGATGATGCTCAGTCTCAACCCTCTGATGTCTCGAATAAGATGGCGGCTTTTCTCCAGCGCGACACCGTCACTAACACGCGGCTGAGCCAGAGTCACCCGATAGATGGATTGCTTTCTAGTTATGACTATATGCTGCCCCAGGAGCGGATTGCCCAAACCCCTCTCCCCGAAAGAGATGGTTCGCGCCTGTTAGTTGTGGATTCGCCCACTCACCACACTCATGGCATTTTCCGCGATTTACCGAAGTTGTTACGCCCCGGCGATTTGTTGGTGCTAAATAATACACGGGTGATACCGGCTCGACTCTATGGTTATAAATCGACCGGAGCACCCGTGGAGGTATTGCTGTTGGAAGAGCGATCGGATAACTGTTGGTTAGCACTCGTTAAACCGGGCAGGCGTCTCAAACCGGGGGCTAAGATTTTTTTTGAACCGCAGCCACCTGGAACACCCTCCCCCACCACTCCCCCATTGGGTAATGGGGGAACTCCCCCACTCCCCCTTTTGAGTGCGACGGTTCTAGCCAGAGATGAAGCAACCAGTGGGCGTCTGTTGCAGTTTGATCTTCCCCCTGAGGACTCCTTGGCAGCGCTTTTGGTGCAATATGGTCAGGTGCCACTTCCCCCCTATATTACGGACACCCAAGCCCTACCGGAACAGTATCAGACCGTTTATGCTCAAGTTCCGGGGGCAATTGCGGCTCCCACGGCTGGATTACACTTTACGCCAGAGTTACTCGCACAATGTCGGCAACAGGGTATCCAGCAGGCATCTGTCACCCTACATGTCGGTATCGGCACGTTTCGCCCCGTGGAAGTGGAGGATATTACCCATCACGCCATGCATGGAGAGTGGTTAGAAGTCCCCCAGTCCACTGTAGAGATGATTCGGGAGACGAAAGCATCGGGAGGACGGGTGATTGCTGTCGGAACAACCGTGGTGAGAGCACTAGAAGGAGCGGCAGCGAGTGGGGAATTGCAGCCTTTTGCGGGTAAGACGGAGTTGTTCATCTATCCGGGATATCAGTGGCGCGTGGTGGATGGGTTGATTACCAATTTCCACTTGCCCCGCTCTAGTTTGTTGATGTTAGTGAGTGCCTTGATTGGGCGTCAGCGTTTGTTGGCGTTGTACCAAGAGGCGATCGCTCAGAACTATCGCTTCTATTCCTTTGGGGATGCCATGCTGATTTTGCCAGACGCCAGAGAACCGAAAATGATATGCTAATACCTTTCTTAGCCATGCTGGCTTTGTATCGAAGCGATTAAAATCTGGGTAAACACTGATACTCAAAGCTAGTAGCCACCGGGGACGGTTTTCTACCTATGTTCAAACACTACAAACAGATCCCGTTACTTGCCGCCACCCTGATCAGTTTCGGGTTGACAAGTGCCAGTCCTGCCTTCGCTCAGCGGATCGAAGGTTTGTACAGTGAGAATCTTGAGGCCGCTTCTTCCTTTCAAGTGGGATTAACCCTGTATAATCGCAGCGACTTTGAAGGGGCAGAACAGGCGTTGCGGAGAGCGCTGCAATTTGACCCGTTTATTCCCATGGCGCATTATTTGTTGGGAAATTCTCTGTTCCAGCAAGGGAAAACGGATCTGGCTACGGATCAGTACCGCCGTGCCCTTGCTCTTGACCCCAATATGGCAGAGGCTTACTATAACCTAGGCTTGACGATGTATCGACAAGGGAACGTGAGCGAAGCCATTAGCCAGTATCAAAAAGCGCTTTCGCTCAAGCCGAATCTCCCCGAAGCTCGATATAACATGGCTTTGGCGTTAGAGTCTCAAGGTCGGACTCAAGAGGCGCTCGCCGAGTATAATCAAGCGATCGCGCTCAACCCCGATAATGTAGGTGCGCCTTATAATATGGGGTTGCTTTATGTCAGGCAAAATCAAATCGAACCCGCCATTGCCGCCTTCCAACAAGCGGTGAAGCTCAATCCTGACTTAATTGAGGGGCACTATCAATTGGGGATTCTGCAAGCTCGACAAGGTCGGTGGAAGGAAGCTGAAGAGTCGTTGAGGACAGTTTCCAAGCTAGACCCCAAATTTGTTCAGGCTCAGTACCAATTGGGTATGGTGTTGTCAGAGCGGGGAGATTTTGAGGGAGCTGGCGATCGCTTTGCCTGGGTAGCCAACCTCGAACCCAATAATGTCGATGTCCATCGACGCCTAGGGGCAGCACGGCTCAAAACCCGTCAGTACGATCAAGCCGTTACCGCTCTCCAGACTGCCGTGCGCCTAGAACCCAACGACGCCATGTCACGTTACAACTTGGGAGTCGGGCTACAGCAACTCAAGCAATATCCAGAAGCGCTGGTGCAATACCAACAGGCGATTCTGCTCAACCCCAACATGCCTGATGCCTTTTTTAACTTAGGCGTCACCCTAGAACAGTCTCAACGGCGAGATGAAGCGATGTCGTTTCTGCTCCAAGCCAAGAGCTTATACTCGTTCCAAGGGAATTTGCCGAAGGTAGACGAAATTGACCAGTATATGCAGAAGCTAGCGGCACAACCAACAGTCCCCTCTGTGACTCAGCCGCTCCAAGGCCCAACCATGATTCCCCCAAGACCTATAACGCCACCCCCTACAGCGGCACCTCAACCGCCTAGTTCACCTCGCCTGATTCCTTTTACACAACCGCCGACAGGGGCACCTCAAAAGCCTAATTCATCTCCCCCAACTCCTTTAACGCCATCCCCTAAAGTGGCACCTCAACAGCCTAATTTGCCTCGCCTTGTTCCATTTAATCAGGAGCGGTTAAATCGGTAGGCGGTCAATGTCTTCGTTCGAGCCAATGATCACCATCGCTAAACCTTTATGTAGGCGCTTGTGAGGGTCGGGGTTAATTTCAAACTGATCGTTCTGTCCAATCGCCAGTAGATTCACGCCATAGCGGTTACGGAGTTCCAGTTCCGTGACCGTTTTGCCATGGAATTCTTCCGGCACCAACACTTCCACAATACTATTATTAGGATCGAGATCGAAGCGTTCTAGGATGGACGGTTTCGTCAACAATCTTGCCAAGGCACAACCCGCCTCATATTCTGGGAAAACCACATGATCGGCTCCCACCCGCTGCAACAGTTTACCGTGAACCTCTGAAGAAGCTTTGGCAACCACATAAGGCACACCGGCTTCTTTAACATTCAGCGTAGTAACAATACTTTCTTGCAAAAAGTTACCAATTGCAATAATCACTGTATCAAATTCAAAAATCCCCGCTTCTTTCAGCGCCAGTGGTTCGGTGGAGTCCAACTGCACGGCATGGGCTACAATTTGGTCACTCAAGACTTGAGCAACCAGTTTTTCATCAACATCTGTGCCCAGTACTTCATAGCCTAATCGGTGTAGTGAGGCGCAAACAGCCCGACCAAAGCGCCCTAATCCAATCACGGCAAATTGTTTATTGTCTCGGCGTAGATTGCGAAAGAACCTGAAAGATGACAGATTCACATTATTTTCCTTTATCGTGTCTAGGTGTAGCTCAATGTCGGCCTCCGAATCAACCGACTCAAGCTTGAAATAAGCTTCTTTTCATTAATCTCAAGACTAGCAAGAGATTGGTTCTTTTCATAATTATCCTACCAATAAATTTTCTTCTGGATACTGTATGCGGCTAGGACGGGGGTCGCCCAAAAGTGCCGTCATCAACAGTAAAACTCCCACCCGTCCGATGTACATAGTAGCAATTAAAACCAGCTTTGCTCCCGCTGAGAGACCGGCAGTAATACCTGTGGAAAGACCTACTGTGCAAAACCCTGATACAACCTCAAATAAGATGCGGATAAACTCTACGTTTGGATCGGTGAGGGTAATTAACATGGTTGATATTATCACAGTTGTAGCTGAACCGAGTAAGACACCCACCGCTTTTAAAACGAGATTGATGGCTACCTGCCGTTCATAAAGATGGACTTCTTCTTTCCCTTGTAAAATCGACCTCGTGCAACTCGTCAAAACTCGTAATGTTGTGGTTTTGATGCCACCCGCCGTTCCACCGGGACTACCTCCAATAAACATTAATCCAATCGTGAGAAATAAAGCGGCTGTCGTCATCTTACTGTAATCTACAGAATTAAAGCCAGCCGTTCTGGGTACGACA of the Allocoleopsis franciscana PCC 7113 genome contains:
- the dnaG gene encoding DNA primase, with protein sequence MEIPRLHPDTIDDVKQRADIYDVVSDHVVLRKRGKDYVGLCPFHDEKTPSFSVSPSKQMYYCFGCNAGGNAVKFLMEVGKRSFSDVILDLARRYQVPVKTLEPEQRESLQRQLSLREQLYEILALATAFYQHALRQPQGQAALEYLKSERRLCEETIQQFQLGYAPGGWETLYKYLVEQKGKPVHLVEQAGLIAPRKEDRGYYDRFRDRLMIPIHDTQGRIIGFGGRTLKDEQPKYLNSPDTPLFDKGKTLFALDKARDAISKQDKAVVVEGYFDAIALHAAGITNVVASLGTALSEQQVKLLLRYTESKQIILNFDADKAGTQASLRAIEEIADLAYKGQVQLRVLNLPGGKDADEFLSHFPNAAEQYRNLLSTAPLWLDWQIDQLLSGKNLNDASQFQQLAQEMVKLLSRIDNDDTRAYYVRNCGEILSQGDARLVPLRVEYLFAHIKRKWRNHNKENNSLPPLNDSSERNLLEQAEALLLRIYLHRPEYRQTIIDTLEAQDLLFSLSPHRFLWQQILELQSLVVPVSPQTSDPLISLLQERSMEFPEQMRRVAHLFHLDEKRQEDIVRTPLLIQAATASLERVTCEKHRRYCLEQWQKLNPATEPERWKYYSQEFYKVDQRIKELDQLRQFNISDIIKNSFS
- a CDS encoding pentapeptide repeat-containing protein, whose amino-acid sequence is MIRRHSLPIPALVLSLVVFLLAGTWMFGVSATPALALDYNKEILIGADFSDRDLTDSSFTKANLRSSNFSHSNLEGVSFFSANLESANFEGANLRNATLDTARLTRASLKNAVLEGAFAFNTKFDGATIEGADFTEVLFRQDVQKQLCHVASGTNPTTGRSTRDTLFCD
- a CDS encoding YraN family protein — translated: MSLESDPISTPPNSTPNVGELGEQLVAQWLKTQNWLILHHRWRCRWGEIDLIAQQVDRVCEPQHSLPNLETHQPPICVQTTSGSIHTASSLAFVEVKTRSSGNWDADGRLAITRQKQAKLWQTAQLFLAEHPDLAHLPCRFDVALVSYQRISQRSRRASQGSVSPHSTDSPSLPVAIDKGNSRQVASIQLGQPLCRAGYRLILQDYIPSAFDGLD
- the queA gene encoding tRNA preQ1(34) S-adenosylmethionine ribosyltransferase-isomerase QueA, yielding MAAFLQRDTVTNTRLSQSHPIDGLLSSYDYMLPQERIAQTPLPERDGSRLLVVDSPTHHTHGIFRDLPKLLRPGDLLVLNNTRVIPARLYGYKSTGAPVEVLLLEERSDNCWLALVKPGRRLKPGAKIFFEPQPPGTPSPTTPPLGNGGTPPLPLLSATVLARDEATSGRLLQFDLPPEDSLAALLVQYGQVPLPPYITDTQALPEQYQTVYAQVPGAIAAPTAGLHFTPELLAQCRQQGIQQASVTLHVGIGTFRPVEVEDITHHAMHGEWLEVPQSTVEMIRETKASGGRVIAVGTTVVRALEGAAASGELQPFAGKTELFIYPGYQWRVVDGLITNFHLPRSSLLMLVSALIGRQRLLALYQEAIAQNYRFYSFGDAMLILPDAREPKMIC
- a CDS encoding tetratricopeptide repeat protein — encoded protein: MFKHYKQIPLLAATLISFGLTSASPAFAQRIEGLYSENLEAASSFQVGLTLYNRSDFEGAEQALRRALQFDPFIPMAHYLLGNSLFQQGKTDLATDQYRRALALDPNMAEAYYNLGLTMYRQGNVSEAISQYQKALSLKPNLPEARYNMALALESQGRTQEALAEYNQAIALNPDNVGAPYNMGLLYVRQNQIEPAIAAFQQAVKLNPDLIEGHYQLGILQARQGRWKEAEESLRTVSKLDPKFVQAQYQLGMVLSERGDFEGAGDRFAWVANLEPNNVDVHRRLGAARLKTRQYDQAVTALQTAVRLEPNDAMSRYNLGVGLQQLKQYPEALVQYQQAILLNPNMPDAFFNLGVTLEQSQRRDEAMSFLLQAKSLYSFQGNLPKVDEIDQYMQKLAAQPTVPSVTQPLQGPTMIPPRPITPPPTAAPQPPSSPRLIPFTQPPTGAPQKPNSSPPTPLTPSPKVAPQQPNLPRLVPFNQERLNR
- a CDS encoding potassium channel family protein, translated to MNLSSFRFFRNLRRDNKQFAVIGLGRFGRAVCASLHRLGYEVLGTDVDEKLVAQVLSDQIVAHAVQLDSTEPLALKEAGIFEFDTVIIAIGNFLQESIVTTLNVKEAGVPYVVAKASSEVHGKLLQRVGADHVVFPEYEAGCALARLLTKPSILERFDLDPNNSIVEVLVPEEFHGKTVTELELRNRYGVNLLAIGQNDQFEINPDPHKRLHKGLAMVIIGSNEDIDRLPI